A genomic region of Cryptococcus gattii WM276 chromosome F, complete sequence contains the following coding sequences:
- a CDS encoding GPI-anchored cell surface glycoprotein, putative; Muc1p (Similar to TIGR gene model, INSD accession AAW44164.1), protein MRPNVAFVVLLCLCKAVAVPRAVREDVEDEHRLVKRQQSTGTSDASSSQAAPSDTGDVGSSTVSLTIESTSVTPSTTALSNEPSSAPPSSDDPPTTSMSSTAAPTSNEPSTTLSPEPSIQLSPSPTPEPSSSFSSQLSPSSSPESSIIVASSSSAPTSSEATTSSEQNSAEPSTSAAESSAGQSVQPSTSPSATPSAPPSSVSPSPASTSLAAEPSSSQANPTSDEPSSAVPTSSDPPVSSSVASLSSTGQVPSSLVASSASVPSSSDASSGLTTSGPASSQSAASSEGPSSATSSSPSPSQSTSQPPVQNSGTSSAVTFVSTSQAASTSVLASPSVSPSATTSAGVIIAPSGSSPQASGDPSVTSSSPAPSSIQAQPSSSSTSSQVGSQTISAGASMTPSSAAVSSNTISPSRVAAGAPFTASSSRPSTTAGGPITVTATNTYTTPFTRTDAAGSVSTGNEVKTVTVIVTANDPNQSSQPTKAVSEGPGVVVVTVTATDPAATTASDGGVVVVYVTETASTTDQSGHPTNVMVTITEQVHVSIVAGVTLTAYSTADDRGSLQSVGAAFPINDASYGIFMAFSMGMFSILVTALHLLWQ, encoded by the exons ATGAGGCCCAACGTAGCATTTGTGGTTCTCTTGTGCCTCTGCAAAGCGGTCGCAGTGCCTCGTGCTGTGAGGGAGGATGTGGAGGACGAACATAGGCTGGTGAAGAGACAGCAGAGTACTGGAACATCTGATG CCTCCAGTTCCCAGGCTGCACCTTCGGACACAGG TGATGTTGGATCTTCTACTGTATCATTAACGATTGAATCAACGTCTGTTACGCCCTCTACGACTGCCTTATCTAACGAACCATCCTCGGCACCCCCATCATCTGACGATCCACCTACGACTTCTATGTCTTCTACGGCGGCACCCACGTCTAATGAACCATCCACGACATTATCACCTGAACCGTCCATCCAACTTTCTCCGTCTCCCACTCCCGAACCTTCCTCgtctttctcttcccaactttcaccatcttcctctcccGAATCTTCCATCATTGTTGCATCAAGTAGCTCGGCACCCACGTCATCCGAAGCAACCACTTCATCCGAGCAAAACAGCGCGGAGCCCAGTACAAGTGCGGCTGAAAGCTCTGCTGGACAAAGTGTTCAGCCTTCTACATCGCCTTCAGCGACACCCAGTGCTCCGCCATCTTCGGTATCTCCGTCGCCAGCCTCTACCTCGCTGGCTGCGGAGCCATCGAGCTCTCAGGCCAATCCTACTTCCGACGAGCCCTCGAGTGCGGTTCCTACCAGCTCGGATCCACCTGTCAGCTCTTCGGTGGCAAGCTTGTCGTCAACAGGCCAAGTTCCCAGCTCTTTGGTGGCAAGCTCTGCATCCGTTCCCAGCTCCTCGGATGCTAGTTCGGGGTTGACCACATCAGGGCCTGCTAGCTCCCAATCCGCAGCGAGTTCGGAAGGACCTTCTTCTGcaacttcttcatctccctccCCTTCTCAATCCACATCTCAGCCACCCGTCCAAAACTCGGGAACTTCCTCTGCTGTTACTTTTGTGTCCACTTCGCAAGCTGCCAGTACTTCGGTATTGGCATCACCATCTGTGTCGCCGTCAGCTACTACTTCAGCAGGTGTAATAATCGCTCCTTCCGGATCAAGTCCACAAGCTTCTGGAGACCCATCAGTGACTTCCTCGTCTCCCGCACCATCATCAATACAGGCGCAACCTTCATCCTCCAGCACATCATCCCAAGTCGGATCACAAACAATCTCAGCAGGGGCATCTATGACACCCTCATCGGCAGCCGTCTCTTCCAATACCATCTCTCCTTCTAGGGTTGCGGCGGGCGCACCGTTTACCGCAAGCTCAAGCCGACCCTCCACCACTGCGGGCGGTCCTATCACGGTCACGGCGACCAACACCTACACTACACCCTTCACAAGAACCGATGCGGCTGGATCAGTCTCAACTGGTAATGAAGTGAAGACTGTAACAGTGATTGTCACTGCCAACGATCCAAACCAATCCAGTCAACCTACTAAGGCGGTATCAGAAGGTCCCGGCG TCGTAGTAGTGACCGTAACTGCAACGGATCCAGCGGCAACCACAGCCAGTGACGGAGGAGTAGTTGTTGTTTACGTCACCGAAACAGCATCTACCACAGATCAGTCAGGCCACCCCACAAATGTTATGGTA ACGATAACAGAGCAGGTACACGTATCTATCGTGGCAGGAGTGACTTTGACAGCCTACTCCACGGCAGATGATCGAGGGTCTCTCCAATCGGTTGGTGCTGCGTTCCCGATAAATGATGCTAGTTATGGCATCTTTATGGCCTTTAGCATGGGGATGTTTTCAATACTCGTCACCGCGCTACATTTGTTGTGGCAATGA
- a CDS encoding ATP synthase beta chain, mitochondrial precursor, putative (Similar to TIGR gene model, INSD accession AAW44165.1): MTLVSRSAIRLSRRGGQQLKNARANAALFNTAANQAKNIVPKFAASSSRVTLPAKAANAARTYATPAGLQTGSIKTVIGAVVDVHFDSDNLPPILNALDVQFGEGQTAPEGGRLVLEVAQHLGENTVRCIAMDGTDGLVRGQKVVDTGAPIKIPVGPATLGRIMNVIGQPIDQRGPIKGVKEAPIHADAPEFVDQSTQAEILETGIKVVDLLAPYARGGKIGLFGGAGVGKTVLIQELINNIAKAHGGYSVFTGVGERTREGNDLYHEMRETGVINLEGDSKVALVFGQMNEPPGARARVALTGLTIAEYFRDEEGQDVLLFIDNIFRFTQAGSEVSALLGRIPSAVGYQPTLSTDMGGMQERITTTKKGSITSVQAVYVPADDLTDPAPATTFAHLDATTVLSRSIAELGIYPAVDPLDSKSRMLDPRVVGQRHYEIATKTQQILQSYKSLQDIIAILGMDELSEEDKLTVERARKIQRFMSQPFAVAQVFTGIEGRLVPLKETVNAFEEILDGKHDHISENSFYMVGGIEDVKAKHEKSLKEQGA, encoded by the exons ATGACCCTCGTCTCCCGCTCCGCTATCCGTCTCTCCAGGCGAGGTGGCCAGCAGTTGAAGAACGCCCGTGCCAACGCCGCCTTGTTCAACACCGCGGCCAACCAGGCCAAGAACATTGTCCCCAAGTTCGCCGCCTCCTCCTCTAGGGTCACTCTTCCTGCCAAGGCTG CCAACGCTGCGCGCACCTACGCCACTCCCGCTGGCCTCCAGACTGGTTCTATCAAGACCGTCATTGGTGCCGTCGTTGACGTCCACTTCGACTCCGACAACCTCCCCCCTATCCTTAACGCCCTCGACGTTCAGTTTGGTGAGGGTCAGACCGCTCCCGAGGGTGGCCGACTCGTTCTTGAGGTTGCTCAGCACTTGGGTGAGAACACTGTCCGATGCATTGCTATGGACGGTACCGATGGTCTTGTTCGAGGCCAGAAGGTTGTCGACACTGGTGCTCCCATCAAGATCCCCGTTGGTCCTGCTACCCTCGG TCGTATCATGAACGTTATTGGTCAGCCCATTGACCAGCGTGGCCCCATCAAGGGTGTCAAGGAAGCCCCTATCCACGCCGACGCTCCCGAGTTCGTTGACCAGTCTACCCAGGCTGAGATTCTCGAGACTGGTATCAAGGTCGTCGACCTCCTCGCCCCCTACGCTCGAGGTGGAAAGATTGGTCTTTTCGGTGGTGCCGGTGTCGGCAAGACTGTGCTTATTCAGGAGCTCATTAACAACATTGCCAAGGCCCACGGTGGTTACTCTGTCTTCACTGGTGTCGGTGAGCGAACTCGTGAGGGTAACGACTTGTACCACGAAATGAGGGAGACTGGTGTCATCAACCTTGAGGGTGACTCCAAGGTCGCTCTTG TCTTCGGTCAGATGAACGAGCCCCCTGGAGCCCGTGCCCGAGTTGCTCTTACTGGTTTGACCATTGCCGAGTACTTCCGTGACGAGGAAGGCCAGGATGTGTTGCTTTTCATTGACAACATTTTCCGATTCACCCAGGCCGGTTCCGAAGTGTCTGCCTTGCTCGGTCGTATCCCCTCTGCCGTCGGTTACCAGCCCACTCTTTCCACTGATATGGGTGGTATGCAGGAGCGAAT caccaccaccaaaAAGGGTTCCATTACCTCCGTCCAGGCCGTCTACGTTCCTGCCGATGACTTGACTGACCCTGCCCCCGCCACCACCTTCGCGCACTTGGACGCCACCACTGTGTTGTCTCGATCCATTGCCGAGTTGGGTATCTACCCTGCCGTCGACCCTCTTGACTCCAAGTCCCGAATGCTCGACCCCCGAGTTGTCGGTCAGCGACACTACGAGATTGCCACCAAAACTCAGCAAATCCTCCAGTCTTACAAGTCTCTCCAGGATATCATTGCCATTCTTGGTATGGACGAGTTGTCCGAAGAGGACAAGTTGACCGTCGAGCGTGCCCGAAAGATCCAG CGATTCATGTCTCAACCTTTCGCCGTCGCTCAGGTCTTCACCGGTATTGAGGGTCGACTTGTCCCCCTCAAGGAGACTGTCAACGCTTTCGAGGAGATCCTCGACGGTAAGCACGACCACATCTCTGAGAACTCTTTCTACATGGTCGGTGGTATCGAGGACGTTAAGGCCAAGCACGAGAAGTCTCTCAAGGAGCAGGGTGCTTAA
- a CDS encoding tRNA specific adenosine deaminase, putative (Similar to TIGR gene model, INSD accession AAW43930.1): MREALIMAEEALSNDEVPVGCVFVKGGQAIARARNRTNEWRNATLHAELEAIDHLLPSHPAPLSTITLYVTVEPCVMCASALRQVGIGRVVYGCGNDRFGGCGSVIPVNNSPRLDSHPAYVAVGGFYREEAIMLLRRFYMSQNPNAPKPKKKATRVLKTDIPPPPSRNTTPQSSRPSSTAPSHRRPIPSADASTTGTSTPALSEGEKKSQERVMRDDGLPIGSTMVSTPSETPLPQERR, encoded by the exons ATGCGAGAAGCCCTGATCATG GCGGAAGAAGCGCTTTCAAATGACGAAGTTCCTGTGGGGTGTGTATTCGTGAAAGGAGGGCAAGCTATTGCTAGGGCTCGAAACAGAACTAACGAATGGAGAAAT GCTACCCTCCACGCCGAACTCGAGGCTATTGatcatctccttccttcccatcctGCGCCGTTATCGACTATAACGCTGTATGTCACAGTGGAGCCTTGTGTGATGTGCGCCTCTGCCCTGAGACAGGTAGGTATCGGAAGAGTGGTATATGGTTGCGGGAATGATAGATTTGGAGGATGCGGGAGTGTTATCCCTGTGAACAACTC GCCAAGACTGGATTCACACCCGGCATATGTGGCTGTTGGAGGCTTTTACCGTGAAGAGGCTATCATGCTTTTACGGCGATTCTACATGTCCCAAAATCCCAACG CACCAAAACCCAAAAAGAAGGCAACCAGGGTCCTCAAAACCGATatccctcctcctccttccaGAAATACCACCCCTCAATCTTCCCGTCCGTCTTCTACCGCTCCTTCACATCGTCGGCCAATTCCTTCCGCAGATGCTAGCACAACGGGAACATCAACACCTGCTTTGTctgaaggagagaaaaagTCGCAAGAACGGGTTATGAGAGATGATGGGTTACCAATTGGGTCTACGATGGTTAGCACACCTAGTGAGACGCCACTTCCTCAGGAACGGAGATAG
- a CDS encoding Hypothetical Protein (Similar to TIGR gene model, INSD accession AAW44166.1), producing the protein MAENILGLLLVTSSSRGRHVFRYPPDPASPNVRLAQPIYPSATFTATEADVEYKHPRAGGAGMRRRPYDDLSSNASIRRSLFGPSTRGSSKTGRDRKGKKKADDIRARYMNTLEEANGSDYEDEDSEQDDSSSDEGSDFEVMWKPATTNGAIDATGTGPTKVAHRQASGDDDQRASGVRNLEPSVLDASRRGSTSTITATITGADRNNDHADKDAKRLAIESQYNYALGWPLEVLADMLTPPRSACNRRFELCVGNVVFLGHPVCASPDGKWEVPPDEDELEERAPSRGRRMRDQGGTMTNLDTVDEGIEAYTSAITQHAKTESEAKRSSDSSHKDDDVPNLTMFHLVLIIDKPDPKPGTESHDEHHSQAMDIYDEIYREIAFKWTAAAFNLQCESNLVAREAWMIVKHKDKCLNEGIRITECCRWTATHSHIDRTLNYLYLRLHQLRTQPANGLHSYLPTTITSRLAHITIQTVLSPKPVNTDEAWAHWGEMEEMLSDKDSEESLSDWEDDWGGGAVMGMKRPELIVKPWQTLLLIDEDRNQSQEALFFGIVGLPAVIDDDDALDSKANGRKSPVKSRTRRGSKITVEDNVTEDSETVLRRTLIEACDVTKPLYEIAHLLRYDLDGVVIPLARDLVQSKRAILIDVVNPRLRTVVMPTTIDEHNSSFDQYTARFARDFPNLPPFPRFISAISLSPIPFRKVIPNPDPDHATREKYMSALLWLLKQDLVVQVHTRARVFAKSEIKVEAWKRLWYRRRQRWIEITKERTEREKALAQSPSDHSDILTPRASESHTNPLDATTFSSLGTTPIANTFTVPLPNGNSKLEHSYMDYDPALEMDSDEEFDGLNGPQKFSLDAAHPAKHEIPNFESSFIFKPARAQKDEARWLRVIREKADEVWASKFDL; encoded by the exons ATGGCCGAAAATATCCTCGGTCTCCTTCTTGTCACATCCTCCTCCCGCGGACGTCACGTTTTCCGCTATCCTCCTGACCCGGCTTCTCCCAATGTCCGTCTTGCCCAGCCCATCTACCCATCTGCGACCTTCACAGCTACAGAAGCAGATGTTGAATATAAGCATCCACGGGCGGGTGGAGCTGGTATGAGAAGGCGGCCATACGACGATCTATCTTCAAATGCTTCTATAAGGAGGTCTTTATTTGGTCCGTCTACTCGAGGAAGTAGCAAAACTGGAAGGGATCGGAAGGGGAAAAAGAAAGCGGACGATATAAGAGCGAGGTATATGAACACGCTGGAGGAAGCTAACGGGTCAGATtatgaagatgaggattCTGAGCAGGACGATTCAAGCTCTGATGAGGGAAGTGATTTCGAGGTCATGTGGAAACCGGCCACGACAAACGGCGCCATTGATGCTACTGGTACTGGTCCTACAAAAGTTGCCCATCGTCAAGCTAGTGGCGACGATGATCAAAGAGCATCAGGTGTGCGTAACCTCGAACCATCAGTACTAGATGCTTCTAGACGAGGCTCAACAAGTACCATTACTGCCACTATTACCGGCGCTGATCGCAATAACGACCATGCCGACAAAGATGCCAAAAGGTTAGCTATCGAGTCACAGTACAACTACGCTTTGGGATGGCCCCTTGAAGTTTTGGCAGATATGCTGACGCCTCCAAGATCGGCGTGTAACCGGCGATTCGAGCTTTGCGTGGGTAATGTTGTCTTTTTGGGACATCCAGTATGTGCCTCCCCGGATGGGAAGTGGGAAGTTCCCCcggatgaagatgaattGGAAGAACGTGCACCTTCCAGAGGACGGCGGATGAGAGATCAAGGAGGAACAATGACCAATCTCGATACCGTCGATGAAGGGATCGAAGCTTATACTTCTGCGATCACTCAGCACGCGAAAACCGAGTCGGAGGCAAAGCGTTCAAGTGATTCCAGCCAcaaagatgatgatgttCCCAACCTGACAATGTTTCATCTTGTCCTCATCATTGACAAACCTGATCCGAAACCGGGCACAGAATCACATGACGAGCATCATAGTCAGGCAATGGACATCTATGATGAGATCTATAGGGAGATTGCATTTAAATGGACAGCAGCTGCGTTTAATCTGCAATGCGAGAGTAATCTGGTAGCCAGAGAAGCGTGGATGATCGTCAAGCACAAGGACAAATGCTTAAATGAGG GGATTAGAATCACCGAATGCTGTCGCTGGACAGCAACGCATAGCCACATTGATCGCACTCTCAACTACCTCTATCTTCGTCTTCACCAACTTCGTACTCAGCCAGCTAACGGTTTGCACTCTTATCTCCCTACCACTATCACAAGCCGTCTGGCACACATCACAATCCAAACCGTCTTATCTCCTAAGCCCGTCAACACAGACGAGGCCTGGGCGCATTGGGGAGAAATGGAGGAGATGCTGAGTGATAAGGATAGCGAGGAATCGTTGAGTGATTGGGAAGATGATTGGGGAGGGGGGGCCGTGAtggggatgaagaggcCAGAGTTGATCGTGAAACCTTGGCAGACATTATTATTGATTGATGAGGATAGAAATCAGAGCCAAGAAGCGTTGTTCTTTGGAATTGTGGGATTGCCGGCGGTGatcgatgatgatgatgccCTGGACAGCAAGGCGAATGGTAGGAAGTCTCCAGTGAAGAGTAGGACGAGGAGAGGGTCGAAAATCACTGTTGAGGATAATGTGACTGAGGACAGTGAGACGGTGTTGAGGAGAACTTTGATCGAAGCGTGCGACGTCACCAAGCC ACTGTATGAGATTGCGCATCTACTGCGGTACGATCTTGACGGCGTTGTCATCCCGCTTGCCAGAGACCTCGTTCAATCCAAACGAGCCATCCTTATTGACGTCGTCAACCCTCGTCTCCGTACAGTCGTCATGCCCACCACCATCGATGAACACAATTCCTCTTTCGACCAGTACACCGCACGTTTTGCCCGAGATTTCCCAAACTTGCCTCCATTCCCGAGGTTCATCTCGGCTatctccctctcccccaTTCCATTTCGAAAAGTGATTCCCAACCCTGATCCGGACCACGCCACGAGGGAAAAGTACATGTCTGCTCTTCTGTGGTTGCTCAAGCAAGATCTTGTCGTACAAGTGCATACTCGTGCAAGGGTATTTGCGAAATCGGAGATCAAAGTGGAAGCCTGGAAGAGGTTGTGGTATAGAAGAAGACAGAGATGGATAGAGATAACGAAGGAAAGAAcggaaagagaaaaagcACTGGCTCAATCACCGAGCGATCATTCAGATATCCTCACCCCGCGTGCAAGTGAGAGCCATACCAACCCTCTTGACGCTACCACTTTCTCTTCGCTCGGGACTACCCCCATCGCCAATACATTTACTGTACCCCTTCCTAACGGTAACAGCAAGCTCGAGCACTCGTATATGGATTACGATCCAGCTCTGGAGATGGACAGTGATGAAGAATTTGATGGGCTTAACGGACCGCAAAAGTTCTCGTTGGATGCAGCGCATCCGGCGAAACATGAGATACCTAACTTTGAGTCATCGTTCATTTTCAAACCCGCCAGGGCACAGAAGGATGAGGCGAGATGGTTGAGGGTGATTAGGGAAAAGGCCGATGAAGTATGGGCAAGCAAATTTGATCTGTAA
- a CDS encoding Diacylglycerol O-acyltransferase, putative (Similar to TIGR gene model, INSD accession AAW43929.1) produces the protein MPPKPPSPGPHPLDLNPYERLEFEEKEKRRRDNDIDPLATLNSRQEGLRRRAALGKNVDIAPNEELKEDEGYFAQKRSGRLSSPEDTKTGEGKGKKSPLMSNLKLDDFRDTLEAGIERKFAPLHIPPNRRLQTAAVALWALLLPISMIVLLLLLSLPPAWLILLPYFIWISFDKAPIHGGRPKEWARRGFIWKYFAEYYPCSIVKEADLAPNRPYLFGYHPHGIIGMGAFATFATEGTNFSEYFPGIKPHLLTLGSNFKIPFYRELLMIHGCGSVSKRSCANVLSQGPGSAIAIVIGGAAESLSAHPGTADLTLKKRFGFVKMAIREGADLVPVFSFGENDIYAQLANAKGSMVYKLQKKFQKVFGFTLPLFYGRGLFNYNYGLMPFRHPIVSVVGKPIHVERDPHPSDEKVQELQGKYIAELTRIWDKYKDLYARGRTKELTLVE, from the exons ATGCCGCCCAAACCGCCCAGCCCGGGACCACATCCCCTCGATCTCAACCCTTATGAGAGGTTAGAATTcgaggaaaaggagaaaaggagaagggatAATGATATTGATCCTCTTGCGACTCTTAATAGCCGTCAAGAAGGACTCCGGCGTAGGGCAGCATTAGGGAAAAATGTAGACATCGCACCCAATGAAGAATTGAAGGAAGACGAGGGGTATTTCGCCCAGAAACGGAGCGGGAGACTATCTTCGCCGGAGGATACCAAGACAGgggaggggaaggggaagaagagtcCATTGATGAGCAACTTGAAATTGGATGATTTTAGGGATACTTTGGAAGCAGGGATTGAACGAAA GTTTGCACCTCTACATATCCCTCCTAACCGACGGCTACAGACGGCCGCTGTAGCTCTCTGGGCTCTTCTCTTACCGATAAGCATGATTGTCCTCCTGTTGTTACT ATCACTTCCGCCAGCATGGCTCATCCTCTTACCGTATTTTATTTGGATAAGTTTTGATAAAGCACCGATTCATGGAGGAAGGCCAAAGGAGTGGGCAAGACGAGGATTTATTTGGAAGTATTTTGCCG AATATTATCCTTGCAG TATCGTGAAA GAAGCCGACCTCGCTCCAAACAGACCTTATCTCTTCGGCTACCATCCCCACGGTATCATTGGGAT GGGGGCATTCGCTACCTTTGCCACAGAAGGCACAAACTTCTCTGAGTACTTCCCTGGTATTAAACCCCATCTCCTTACTCTCG GATCCAACTTCAAAATTCCCTTTTATCGGGAACTGCTCATGATCCATGGCTGCGGCTCAGTCTCTAAACGTTCTTGCGCCAATGTCCTCTCCCAAGGTCCTGGTAGCGCCATTGCCATTGTCATCGGTGGAGCTGCGGAGAGTTTGTCCGCGCATCCTGGCACGGCGGATTTGACGCTGAAGAAAAGGTTTGGATTCGTGAAAATGGCAATTCGGGAAGGGGCGGATTTGGTGCCGGTTTTCTCGTTTGGCGAAAATGAT ATTTATGCTCAATT AGCTAATGCTAAAGGGTCGATGGTGTACAAGTTGCAGAAGAAGTTCCAGAAGGTGTTTGGTTTCACTTTGCCACTCTTTTATGGGCGAGG ATTGTTTAACT ACAACTATGGACTAATG CCGTTCCGCCATCCCATCGTTTCTGTCG TTGGAAAGCCTATCCATGTCGAGCGTGATCCACACCCAAGCGACGAAAAGGTGCAGGAGCTACAGGGCAAATACATTGCCGAGCTGACCCG TATATGGGACAAATACAAGGACTTGTATGCTCGAGGAAGGACAAAGGAGCTCACATTGGTAGAGTAG
- a CDS encoding General alpha-glucoside permease (Maltose permease), putative (Similar to TIGR gene model, INSD accession AAW44163.1): MSNDPITTEQAVLDNVKGDIDDYDDVVQSARQGMESEKSLSLKESLRRYPRAVAWSVLLSTSLVMEGFDIVLINNFYALPQFAQRYGVELEDGWSITAAWQAGLTNGANVGEIIGLCINGWASERFGYKKTMIGALMMMICAIFIPFFAQNIQTLLAGEILQGIPWGIFQTLTTAYAAEVSPVALRPYLTAYVNLCWVMGQLIASGVLRSALSMESQWAYRLPFALQWIWPIPILIGCLFAPESPWWQVRKGRHDDARRTIRRLFSNPSDEEVENSLSLMKHTNAIEKTMAEGTSYWDCFRGVDLRRTEIAAAAWMVQNLCGSAFMGYSTFFLEQAGLPTTQAFNMSIAQYALGICGTVTSWTLMGRVGRRKLYLVGLAGLIIFLVVIGGLGFISVSNSGAQWAIGALLLVYTALYDATIGPVCYTIVGEISSTRLRAKTVVIARVAYNIIGIVNAVIMPYFLNSGKLNWGAKTGLFWGGFASLCFIWTFFRLPEAKDRTYGELDILFENKISARKFASTTVDQFAGHEGPVDNTADVETFDEKLSNKPSTAHVEYVQTVPEK, translated from the exons ATGTCGAACGACCCAATTACCACCGAACAGGCAGTACTCGACAATGTCAAAGGCGATATCGACGACTACGATGATGTTGTCCAATCAGCTCGACAAGGTATGGAAAGCGAGAAATCGCTGTCTTTAAAAGAAAGTTTAAGACGCTATCCACGAGCGGTGGCCTGGTCCGTCTTGCTGTCCACATCGCT TGTCATGGAGGGCTTTGACATCGTCCTCATCAATAACTTCTATGCTCTTCCTCAATTTGCTCAGAGATATGGtgttgagcttgaagaCGGTTGGTCCATCACTGCTGCTTGGCAAGCAGGTCTTACCAACGGTGCCAATGTTGGTGAGATCATCGGTCTCTGTATAAATGGCTGGGCCTCCGAGAGATTCGGTTACAAGAAGACAATGATTGGTGCC CTTATGATGATGATTTGTGCCATCTTTATCCCCTTCTTCGCTCAAAATATTCAGACGCTGTTGGCAGGTGAAATCTTACAGGG GATCCCCTGGGGTATCTTCCAGACTTTGACTACCGCATACGCCGCCGAAGTCTCTCCAGTAGCTCTCCGACCATATCTCACGGCATATGTTAACCTCTGTTGGGTGATGGGTCAACTCATTGCTTCTGGAGTCCTTCGATCCGCTCTCTCAATGGAAAGCCAGTGGGCTTATAGACTACCGTTCGCTCTTCAGT GGATTTGGCCTATTCCTATTTTAATTGGATGCCTTTTTGCCCCTGAGTCGCCTTGGTGGCAAGTACGAAAAGGCAGACATGATGATGCTCGACGGACAATCCGGAGGCTCTTTAGCAACCCTTCTGATGAGGAGGTTGAAAactctctctctctcatGAAACACACCAACGCCATTGAAAAGACCATGGCCGAAGGTACCAGTTATTGGGATTGCTTTAGAGGCGTCGATCTTCGTAGAACAGAGATTGCGGCTGCAGCTTGGATGGTTCAGAATTTGTGTGGATCTG CATTCATGGGCTATTCTACCTTCTTCTTGGAGCAAGCTGGTCTCCCTACCACCCAGGCCTTTAATATGTCTATCGCCCAGTACGCTCTAGGTATCTGTGGGACTGTTACTTCATGG ACCCTCATGGGACGTGTCGGCCGAAGAAAATTATATTTGGTTGGTCTGGCCGGCTtgatcatcttccttgtAGTCATTGGCGGACTAGGCTTCATTTCAGTGTCAAATTCGGGTGCTCA ATGGGCCATCGGTGCTTTGCTTCTCGTCTACACTGCGTTGTATGATGCGACTATTGGTCCTGTCTGTTACACTATTGTCGGTGAAATTTCCTCAACTCGACTCAGGGCCAAGACTGTTGT CATCGCTCGAGTTGCATACAACATTATTGGTATCGTGAACGCTGTTATCATGCCTTATTTCCTTAATTCTGGGAAGTTGAATTGGGGCGCCAAGACAGGCTTGTTTTGGGGCGGGTTCGCGTCCTTGTGTTTCATTTGGACGTTCTTCAGGCTTCCCGAAGCCAAAGACAGGACATATGGTGAACTCGACATCCTCTTTGAAAACAAAATTTCCGCCAGGAAATTCGCGTCGACGACCGTTGATCAGTTCGCTGGCCACGAAGGACCAGTGGACAATACCGCTGACGTCGAAACATTTGACGAGAAATTGTCCAACAAGCCTTCAACTGCCCACGTGGAGTACGTTCAAACGGTTCCTGAGAAGTAG
- a CDS encoding uncharacterized protein (Similar to TIGR gene model, INSD accession AAW43931.1) — MPSFPTRLFATSSRLSAELTAAHATHIPAFNLPPVLYRRIAKHISQLRAAGETTQTVSIPNPFLLHRSTEKATYAARDSYSWHKPQISPRRQKQLLQFYPAEELPVSALNPQSEKRSVVWEDGTIVTWAGKVKEKTQKVKQGPYAGRKIMFKGHLDERKRPQKLAERQERLDGMSKRIADWRKNKAEEKVKGRSSLPF, encoded by the exons ATGCCTTCCTTCCCCACAAGACTATTCGCCACCTCCTCCCGACTGAGCGCAGAGCTCACCGCCGCCCACGCCACCCACATCCCAGCTTTCAACCTGCCCCCTGTTCTCTACCGGCGCATAGCAAAGCACATCAGCCAGCTTCGTGCAGCTGGCGAGACTACCCAAACCGTCTCCATCCCCAACccctttctccttcacCGCAGCACCGAGAAGGCCACGTACGCAGCCAGGGACAGTTACTCATGGCACAAGCCTCAAATCTCCCCTCGTCGTCAAAAACAACTCCTCCAATTCTATCCTGCTGAAGAGCTCCCTGTCTCTGCTCTTAATCCTCAATCAGAAAAGAGATCAGTCGTTTGGGAAGACGGGACTATTGTAACCTGGGCTGGCAAGGTCAAGGAAAAGACACAAAAGGTCAAGCAAGGACCATATGCAGGAAGGAAGATCATGTTCAAGGGACACCTGGACGAGAGGAAGAGGCCGCAAAAGTTGGCAGAGAGGCAGGAAAGGCTGGATGGCATGTCAAAGAGAATAGCCGACTGGAGAAAG AACAAGGCGGAAGAAAAAGTCAAGGGACGATCATCATTACCATTCTAA